In one window of Kosmotoga pacifica DNA:
- a CDS encoding 6-bladed beta-propeller encodes MKSVVISIIVCLAFLAGCNVLENPGTGEFELFNEEPEGIVIEVLIVEATLVENGKEVIVATSWGDVDILRDADINEVVHYVAMNIEATLTNIFFHTGEITLTAIEFPYTCKIPSGKLHINLPIMPIETLRQVRFTYDVGYRHPTDEKYIVEPVIKIIEVIPNTPPLAPSEPSPPDGAVDVLCESIMSWECSDPDGDPLLYDVYFGESNPPPLIFSGISENSFGYDLSPGLTYYWKIVAKDNYGGITEGPLWTFKTELPNRPPEIPLLILPKNESTVSGPEVEFLWECIDPDGDLLLYDFYLAPELKPFGLPDLEGYPEDNLSIPLEELSPEFGFWRWKVVAKDGKGGVSESEVQMFYRNRPPEIPLLILPENESAVSGPDIEFLWECIDLDGDSLLYDFYLAPEAEPFGLPYLVDYPENFLLIPIEELPPEFEFWRWKVVAKDGKGGVSESEVCVFTVFHEVSPIGIWGEYGSEPGQFHDPIGICIDTEGYFYVADAWFDLDYGNHRVQKFFLDGTFFTMWGEGWGDYVLKAVCDIEVDSSDSAYVIDAIECMVKVFKAPPGQTEVLFVQEWGQPGEGLGEFNMPMGIGHGGEPENLRTIYVADTGNHRIQKFTLKWLYEPPIFEIVSVIEWGGFGSGPGQFNSPIGVAVLERSGYEEDLVYVTDEGNKRIQVFNNYGEYLFEWGELGEGPGQFMSVWGIAVTPNYGILDPLVYVTDPILGRVQIFNMWGEYITQIGRWGTAPGEFREPYGVAVDYEGFIYVADTGNQRIQKFAPIW; translated from the coding sequence ATGAAGTCAGTTGTTATTTCTATTATCGTATGCCTGGCTTTTTTAGCCGGGTGTAACGTGTTGGAGAATCCAGGCACCGGAGAATTTGAACTGTTCAACGAAGAGCCGGAAGGTATTGTCATTGAAGTTCTAATAGTGGAAGCAACACTAGTTGAAAACGGGAAAGAGGTGATCGTTGCCACTTCCTGGGGAGATGTGGATATTCTACGAGATGCTGATATAAATGAGGTGGTTCATTATGTGGCAATGAATATAGAGGCGACACTGACGAACATATTCTTCCACACTGGTGAAATTACACTCACAGCGATTGAATTTCCGTACACTTGCAAAATCCCTTCCGGGAAACTCCATATCAATCTTCCAATTATGCCCATTGAAACGCTCCGGCAGGTGAGATTTACCTATGATGTGGGCTATCGCCACCCAACCGATGAAAAATACATTGTCGAACCCGTGATAAAAATCATTGAGGTCATTCCAAATACCCCTCCTCTCGCTCCCTCTGAACCTTCGCCACCAGATGGAGCAGTAGATGTCTTGTGCGAGAGTATCATGTCCTGGGAATGCAGTGACCCGGATGGCGATCCTCTGCTCTACGATGTGTACTTTGGTGAAAGCAATCCTCCACCACTGATTTTTAGTGGTATTTCTGAGAATTCTTTTGGTTACGACTTATCTCCAGGGCTAACCTATTACTGGAAAATCGTGGCTAAGGACAACTACGGCGGTATTACCGAAGGGCCTCTGTGGACATTCAAAACAGAGCTTCCAAACCGTCCACCAGAAATCCCGCTCTTGATTCTTCCAAAGAACGAAAGCACTGTAAGTGGACCGGAGGTGGAATTTCTCTGGGAGTGTATCGACCCGGACGGTGATCTGTTGCTGTACGATTTCTATTTAGCACCGGAACTTAAGCCCTTTGGTTTGCCGGATTTAGAGGGTTATCCAGAAGACAATCTGTCCATACCGCTCGAAGAACTCTCACCAGAATTTGGATTCTGGCGCTGGAAGGTAGTTGCCAAGGATGGAAAGGGTGGTGTGAGTGAGAGTGAGGTCCAGATGTTTTACAGGAACCGTCCACCCGAAATCCCGCTTTTGATTCTTCCAGAGAACGAAAGTGCAGTAAGTGGACCGGATATAGAGTTCCTCTGGGAATGTATCGATCTAGACGGTGACTCATTGTTGTATGATTTCTACCTCGCGCCAGAGGCTGAACCCTTTGGGTTACCATATTTGGTGGATTATCCAGAAAATTTTCTCCTCATTCCAATTGAAGAACTCCCACCAGAATTTGAATTCTGGCGCTGGAAGGTAGTTGCCAAAGATGGAAAGGGTGGTGTGAGTGAAAGTGAGGTCTGTGTGTTTACAGTTTTCCATGAAGTTTCTCCGATAGGTATCTGGGGAGAGTATGGTTCTGAACCCGGGCAGTTTCACGATCCAATTGGAATATGTATTGATACCGAAGGTTATTTCTATGTAGCAGATGCCTGGTTTGATCTGGATTATGGCAACCACCGTGTGCAGAAGTTCTTTCTTGATGGCACATTCTTCACCATGTGGGGAGAAGGCTGGGGTGATTACGTACTAAAAGCTGTTTGCGATATCGAAGTGGATTCATCTGATAGTGCTTACGTTATCGATGCGATAGAGTGTATGGTTAAAGTATTCAAAGCTCCTCCAGGTCAGACTGAAGTATTGTTTGTCCAGGAATGGGGTCAACCAGGTGAAGGATTGGGTGAATTCAATATGCCTATGGGTATTGGCCATGGAGGTGAACCAGAAAATCTAAGGACTATTTATGTCGCTGATACGGGAAACCATCGCATTCAGAAATTTACATTAAAATGGTTGTACGAACCTCCAATTTTTGAGATTGTTTCAGTTATTGAATGGGGAGGTTTTGGTTCCGGCCCCGGACAGTTCAATAGTCCAATTGGTGTAGCGGTTCTGGAGAGATCAGGATATGAAGAGGATCTTGTCTATGTGACAGATGAAGGGAACAAGCGAATACAGGTTTTCAACAATTATGGTGAATACCTTTTTGAATGGGGAGAACTAGGTGAAGGTCCTGGACAATTTATGTCTGTATGGGGAATTGCAGTAACTCCTAATTATGGTATTTTGGATCCTCTAGTATATGTAACCGATCCTATACTGGGTAGAGTTCAAATATTTAACATGTGGGGTGAATACATCACGCAAATCGGTAGATGGGGTACCGCTCCAGGCGAGTTTAGAGAACCCTATGGAGTGGCAGTTGATTACGAGGGTTTTATTTATGTCGCTGATACTGGAAATCAAAGAATTCAGAAATTCGCACCTATTTGGTGA
- a CDS encoding patatin-like phospholipase family protein, with protein sequence MNGLALAAGGVKGFAHVALLRLLQENNFKIDVVTGSSAGAIVAALYALYEDWEKVLKEFSGAVEEQLPAMKKYLKKVEGPNIWSIIQRSLVTIEDYYPFFRALFGKKTFSDCKIPLGVVIFDAVSLESMLVTEGYLVEAVMASSSVPGVFSPVWLGGTQTVDGGVLRPVPVDEARLLGADYVVASNFEKEQPKKPQDQMELLLFLDSWKEKYIKSMEIENADLVFNHKVNYPWYAFEKYNEIYEEAWQALCKRRKVNEVSFRR encoded by the coding sequence ATGAATGGTTTGGCTTTAGCTGCTGGAGGGGTAAAGGGGTTTGCACACGTAGCTTTATTGAGGTTGCTCCAGGAGAACAATTTCAAAATCGATGTTGTCACTGGGTCATCCGCAGGGGCTATTGTCGCAGCATTATACGCGCTCTATGAGGATTGGGAAAAGGTGCTAAAGGAATTTTCCGGTGCGGTGGAAGAGCAACTGCCCGCGATGAAGAAATACCTGAAGAAGGTAGAAGGCCCAAACATCTGGAGCATAATACAAAGATCCCTTGTTACCATCGAAGATTACTACCCCTTCTTCAGAGCTTTATTCGGTAAGAAGACTTTTTCAGACTGCAAAATCCCGCTCGGTGTGGTGATTTTTGATGCTGTATCCCTCGAATCTATGTTGGTAACAGAGGGATATCTTGTTGAAGCGGTTATGGCGAGTTCTTCCGTTCCGGGTGTTTTTTCTCCGGTGTGGTTGGGAGGAACCCAGACCGTTGATGGCGGCGTATTGAGGCCGGTGCCGGTAGATGAAGCCCGTTTGCTTGGTGCAGATTATGTTGTAGCGAGTAACTTCGAGAAAGAGCAACCAAAGAAACCTCAGGATCAAATGGAACTGCTGCTGTTTCTGGATAGCTGGAAGGAGAAATATATAAAATCTATGGAGATCGAAAATGCCGATCTTGTATTCAATCACAAGGTGAATTACCCATGGTATGCCTTTGAAAAATACAACGAGATCTATGAAGAAGCGTGGCAGGCACTTTGCAAAAGGAGGAAAGTAAATGAAGTTAGCTTTCGGCGGTGA
- a CDS encoding HsdM family class I SAM-dependent methyltransferase, with the protein MNESIVDKNQLCSLGTRILEFLEHNAIDYEHFKDACKHPLLVSFLSNTVKTKPVDRKINSNFFEFFDSFWLQKKKRDKKSLGIEFTPKKLADYIVSLTIGNNFNYEKILDPATGTGIFLRSTLEYLVRKYNIPAKEVIEKYLIGLDIVEEFVTATQLSLLLKAYQLGSKISYINVDSVFAGDILNADINNFFYVVGNPPYIKWHNLSSEQRDLVFKKSSYVSGTYNMYLVIMEYLLKKLKNEGKLGFVIPNTIFTSSSARNFRKWLKQNFEIQWIIDFEDLKLFNADSYACIVVIRKSSPSDYFNFIRANNLDELTKIESKVVRGVIKDDHGKMWHILTQREKRNIEKIENAGPSLSDICRISTGIATLKDNVYILDMKHTYGDYYYVKTHAGCIYYIEKGIVRPVKKISDKRESLGIIFPYIFNGKRYEVIDEEKMKEFFPRTLEYFYAIKDILAERDKGKRNYEIWYAYGRRQNIGVRGVKILTPTFSKKPSFFIDWNEDRLFLNGYGLIFNLNSKTTKKNTNLMLFGTKEKDISFIREKKDIEILNRILNSKVMDYYITLTSEHLAGGFKCYQKKYISKFSIPRFNLDRELLQIPSTEFEKWLWNLYGLPENELEQNT; encoded by the coding sequence ATGAATGAGAGTATTGTAGATAAGAATCAACTATGTTCACTAGGCACAAGAATCCTAGAGTTTTTAGAGCATAATGCCATCGATTATGAACATTTTAAGGATGCTTGCAAGCATCCGTTACTAGTAAGTTTTTTATCGAATACAGTTAAAACCAAACCTGTTGATAGAAAAATCAATAGTAACTTTTTTGAGTTTTTTGATTCATTTTGGTTGCAAAAGAAGAAAAGAGATAAAAAGTCATTAGGTATAGAATTCACCCCAAAGAAATTAGCAGACTATATAGTTTCTTTAACGATTGGGAATAACTTCAATTATGAAAAGATTCTTGATCCGGCTACTGGTACTGGAATTTTCTTACGTAGCACTTTGGAATATTTAGTTCGCAAATACAATATTCCAGCTAAAGAAGTGATAGAAAAATATTTAATAGGTCTAGATATTGTTGAAGAGTTTGTCACTGCAACTCAACTATCTTTGCTGTTAAAGGCATACCAGCTCGGTAGCAAAATTTCTTATATTAATGTTGATTCAGTTTTTGCTGGCGACATCCTAAATGCAGATATAAATAATTTTTTCTACGTTGTAGGTAATCCCCCATATATAAAATGGCATAATTTAAGTTCTGAACAGAGAGATTTAGTGTTTAAGAAATCAAGTTATGTTTCAGGTACTTATAACATGTATCTAGTTATCATGGAATATCTTTTGAAGAAACTTAAAAATGAAGGAAAATTGGGATTTGTAATTCCAAATACAATATTTACTTCTTCCAGTGCAAGAAATTTCAGAAAATGGCTTAAACAAAACTTTGAAATACAATGGATTATTGATTTCGAGGATTTGAAATTGTTTAATGCAGATTCGTATGCTTGTATTGTTGTAATTCGCAAAAGTTCTCCCAGCGATTATTTCAATTTTATTAGAGCTAATAATCTTGATGAACTTACAAAAATTGAATCTAAAGTTGTTAGAGGAGTTATTAAAGACGATCATGGTAAGATGTGGCACATTCTCACTCAAAGAGAGAAGCGAAATATTGAAAAAATAGAAAATGCTGGTCCTTCATTAAGTGATATTTGTAGAATTAGCACTGGCATAGCAACTCTTAAAGATAATGTATATATTTTGGACATGAAACACACTTATGGTGATTATTACTATGTTAAAACTCATGCTGGGTGTATCTATTACATTGAAAAAGGGATTGTAAGACCAGTAAAGAAGATAAGTGATAAGAGAGAATCGCTTGGAATAATATTTCCATATATTTTTAATGGTAAAAGGTACGAAGTAATTGACGAGGAAAAAATGAAGGAGTTTTTTCCGAGAACTTTAGAATACTTCTATGCAATAAAGGACATTTTGGCGGAAAGAGATAAAGGAAAACGCAATTACGAGATTTGGTATGCATATGGTAGACGCCAAAATATAGGAGTTAGAGGTGTAAAAATACTTACTCCAACTTTTAGTAAGAAACCTTCATTTTTTATCGACTGGAATGAAGATCGCCTTTTTTTAAATGGCTATGGTTTAATTTTTAACTTAAATTCCAAAACAACAAAAAAGAATACAAATCTGATGTTGTTTGGTACTAAAGAAAAGGATATATCCTTTATAAGAGAAAAAAAGGATATTGAAATATTGAATCGAATCCTTAACTCTAAAGTTATGGACTACTATATAACTTTAACTAGTGAACATCTTGCTGGTGGGTTCAAATGTTATCAAAAAAAATACATTTCAAAATTCTCAATTCCACGATTCAATCTTGACCGTGAACTGTTGCAAATTCCATCGACAGAATTTGAAAAATGGCTTTGGAATCTTTATGGCTTGCCGGAAAATGAGCTTGAACAAAATACATAA
- a CDS encoding DUF2321 domain-containing protein produces MGTYHKALICKNGHIITDTIDTQPEKYEKYCSKCGAETIKKCEHCGAFIRGDYEIPGFVTIGFPPELPKYCHNCGKPYPWTEKSIEAAKELLMELDSGYGEDFLNKTVEDLISDDPETKVAIVRIKKMLAKASPEIGKLLKDILVGVVSEGVRKMIWGA; encoded by the coding sequence GTGGGTACATATCATAAGGCCCTTATCTGTAAGAACGGTCATATTATTACTGACACTATTGATACTCAGCCAGAAAAGTATGAAAAGTATTGTTCAAAATGTGGGGCAGAAACTATTAAAAAGTGTGAACATTGCGGTGCTTTTATTCGAGGTGATTACGAGATTCCGGGATTCGTTACTATTGGTTTTCCTCCGGAACTTCCTAAGTATTGTCATAACTGTGGTAAACCCTATCCTTGGACAGAAAAGTCGATTGAAGCGGCTAAGGAATTGTTAATGGAATTAGATAGTGGCTATGGAGAGGATTTTTTGAACAAAACTGTTGAGGACTTAATTAGTGATGATCCTGAAACAAAGGTTGCGATTGTACGAATTAAGAAAATGTTGGCTAAAGCTAGTCCCGAGATTGGAAAACTTTTAAAAGATATACTAGTTGGTGTTGTTTCGGAGGGAGTTAGAAAAATGATTTGGGGTGCATAA
- a CDS encoding helix-turn-helix domain-containing protein, translating into MKKDEMLAERIGQYIKGLRLYLGLTQEKAAELSEIAPATWIRIEGGRIPKLKTILKICNGLEGEAKNQGREEMLCGRHIDLLYKILDFYQEVFSDDN; encoded by the coding sequence GTGAAGAAAGATGAGATGCTTGCTGAACGTATTGGGCAGTACATCAAAGGCTTGCGTCTTTATCTCGGGTTAACTCAAGAGAAAGCGGCAGAGCTTTCTGAAATCGCACCAGCAACATGGATTCGAATTGAAGGAGGGAGAATTCCTAAGTTGAAAACAATTTTAAAAATCTGCAATGGACTCGAGGGAGAGGCAAAAAATCAAGGAAGAGAAGAAATGCTTTGCGGAAGACATATTGATTTACTTTATAAAATATTGGACTTTTACCAGGAGGTGTTTAGTGATGATAATTGA
- a CDS encoding transposase — protein MSLSKRFIPWYVKESFSCLFRHRNSSEDIVQCYLHRWSVESFFKTAKQNFSLGKAKFSSEDGQNRWLVLVNLAYLIFNDMAKFLLEKTEVKRQYSVFLLICLALEFS, from the coding sequence ATGAGTCTTTCAAAACGTTTTATTCCCTGGTATGTAAAGGAGAGCTTCTCTTGTCTCTTTAGACATAGAAATTCATCTGAAGATATTGTCCAATGTTATCTGCACAGATGGTCAGTCGAATCTTTCTTCAAGACAGCCAAACAGAATTTCTCTCTTGGAAAAGCCAAATTCTCTTCTGAAGATGGTCAAAATCGCTGGCTTGTCTTGGTGAACCTTGCCTATCTAATTTTCAATGACATGGCAAAATTCCTTCTTGAGAAAACAGAGGTGAAAAGACAGTACAGTGTGTTCCTATTAATTTGTCTTGCCCTTGAATTCTCATAA
- a CDS encoding helix-turn-helix domain-containing protein produces MGYVDLRWDKEKSQIYAVSCPSARTSERVDNVQFKPNLGYYELILQIDNHLERLLPEEKEAVFYAYICKFMNKAGHIEYTRIARKMNTDAKTVRKLIKSAVKKMTRE; encoded by the coding sequence ATGGGATACGTAGATCTGAGATGGGATAAGGAAAAAAGTCAGATCTATGCGGTTTCATGCCCTTCCGCAAGAACCTCCGAACGGGTTGATAATGTTCAATTTAAACCGAATCTGGGTTACTATGAGCTTATTCTGCAAATTGACAACCATCTGGAAAGGTTATTGCCAGAAGAAAAGGAAGCAGTTTTCTATGCTTATATTTGCAAGTTCATGAACAAAGCCGGACATATTGAGTACACACGTATTGCAAGGAAAATGAATACAGATGCGAAAACAGTTCGCAAGCTTATAAAATCAGCAGTTAAAAAGATGACAAGAGAGTGA
- a CDS encoding 6-bladed beta-propeller: MKSVVISIIVCLAFLAGCNVLENPGTGEFELFNEEPEGIVIEVLMVEATLVESGKEVIVATSWGDVDILRDADINEVVHYVAMNIEATLTNIFFHTGEITLTAIEFPYTCKIPSGKLHINLPIMPIETLRQVRFTYDVGYRHPTDEKYIVEPVIKIIEVIPNSPPYICDRSPLDGAVDVLCEDNMSWAFSDPDGDILIYDVYFGTSPTPTLSASEIVDTYYAPSEINGHTTYYWKVVARDGWGGETEEPVWSFTTASRPPEISIPDQCIYENETLTLNLLDYASDQDDDPLSFILLSGVGNMTDATYTYSPDYDASGTHEVEIEVSDGWGGNATNTFIITVINVNRAPLIPSYPSPENGEVDVSLDITLSWKCGDPDGDSLTYDVYFGSSSTPALVASDIVSPEYNPGILDANTTHYWKIVAKDGKEETEGPIWSFKTILPNRPPENPLLIIPENESTVSGPDIEFLWECIDLDGDSLLYDFYLAPEAEPFGLPYLVDYPENFLLIPIEELPPEFEFWRWKVVAKDGKGGVSESEVCVFTVFHEVSPIGIWGEYGFEPGQFIKPVGICVDSEGYVYVVDHADHKVQKFLSDGTFVTMWGSKFGNEGWGEYEFYNPIDIEVDTFDFAFVLDTGNNRVMVYSQQMPVEILYVQQWGGMGDGLGEFNMPMGIGQGFEPGNLWIIYVADTGNNRIQKFTLAPVFDPELSHFEIISIIEWGGTGSGPGQFSFPTDIAVFEDLVYVADGANCRIQVFNNFGEYLFEWGEPGAGPGQFMNPHGIDLSPYGVPEPLVYVADSGNNRIQIFSMEGEFIAEIGRWGTAPGEFIDPYGVAVDFEGNIYVADSANQRIQKFAPIW; the protein is encoded by the coding sequence ATGAAGTCAGTTGTTATTTCTATTATCGTATGCCTGGCTTTTTTAGCCGGGTGTAACGTGTTGGAGAATCCAGGCACCGGAGAATTTGAACTGTTCAACGAAGAGCCGGAAGGTATTGTCATTGAAGTTCTAATGGTGGAAGCAACACTAGTTGAAAGCGGAAAAGAGGTGATCGTTGCCACTTCCTGGGGAGATGTGGATATTCTACGAGATGCTGATATAAATGAGGTGGTTCATTATGTGGCAATGAATATAGAGGCGACACTGACGAACATATTCTTCCACACTGGTGAAATTACACTCACAGCGATTGAATTTCCGTACACCTGCAAAATCCCTTCCGGGAAACTCCATATCAATCTTCCAATTATGCCCATTGAAACGCTCCGGCAGGTGAGATTTACCTATGATGTGGGCTATCGCCACCCAACCGATGAAAAATACATTGTCGAACCCGTGATAAAAATCATTGAGGTCATTCCAAACAGTCCTCCTTATATTTGCGATCGTTCTCCATTGGATGGGGCTGTAGATGTCCTGTGTGAAGATAACATGTCCTGGGCATTCAGCGATCCTGATGGAGATATCTTGATATATGATGTGTATTTCGGCACAAGCCCAACTCCAACGCTTTCAGCATCAGAAATTGTTGATACGTATTATGCTCCAAGCGAGATAAATGGCCACACAACGTACTACTGGAAAGTAGTTGCCAGAGATGGCTGGGGAGGAGAGACTGAAGAACCTGTCTGGAGTTTTACAACCGCTAGCAGACCTCCCGAGATTTCTATACCTGATCAATGTATATACGAAAATGAGACCCTTACTCTTAACCTGCTTGATTACGCCTCCGACCAAGATGATGACCCATTGAGTTTCATCTTACTGAGTGGAGTTGGAAATATGACAGATGCAACATACACCTACAGCCCCGATTATGATGCATCTGGAACACATGAAGTTGAAATTGAAGTAAGCGATGGATGGGGTGGAAATGCAACAAACACATTTATAATAACGGTTATAAACGTCAATAGAGCACCTTTAATCCCATCATATCCTTCACCAGAAAATGGAGAAGTTGACGTCTCTCTCGATATCACCCTTTCATGGAAATGTGGTGACCCCGATGGAGATTCCTTGACGTATGATGTGTATTTTGGCTCTAGTTCAACTCCAGCACTTGTAGCGTCTGATATCGTATCACCAGAATACAATCCAGGTATTTTAGATGCCAATACAACTCACTACTGGAAAATAGTTGCTAAGGACGGGAAAGAAGAAACTGAAGGACCTATCTGGAGTTTCAAGACAATACTTCCTAACCGCCCACCTGAAAACCCCCTTCTAATAATACCAGAGAACGAAAGTACAGTAAGTGGACCGGATATAGAGTTCCTCTGGGAATGTATCGATCTAGACGGTGACTCATTGTTGTATGATTTCTACCTCGCGCCAGAGGCTGAACCCTTTGGGTTACCATATTTGGTGGATTATCCAGAAAATTTTCTCCTCATTCCAATTGAAGAACTCCCACCAGAATTTGAATTCTGGCGCTGGAAGGTAGTTGCCAAAGATGGAAAGGGTGGTGTGAGTGAAAGTGAGGTCTGTGTGTTTACAGTTTTCCATGAAGTTTCTCCGATAGGTATCTGGGGAGAGTATGGTTTTGAACCCGGGCAGTTCATTAAGCCAGTCGGAATCTGTGTGGACTCCGAAGGATATGTATATGTTGTGGATCATGCGGACCACAAGGTACAGAAGTTCCTGTCCGACGGAACTTTCGTGACAATGTGGGGTAGTAAGTTTGGTAATGAAGGCTGGGGAGAATATGAGTTCTATAATCCAATAGATATTGAAGTTGATACATTCGATTTTGCATTTGTGCTTGATACTGGCAACAATAGAGTAATGGTTTACTCACAACAAATGCCTGTTGAAATTTTATATGTTCAGCAATGGGGCGGAATGGGCGATGGACTTGGTGAATTCAATATGCCTATGGGTATTGGTCAAGGCTTTGAACCCGGGAATTTGTGGATTATCTATGTTGCAGATACAGGTAATAATCGCATCCAGAAATTCACGTTAGCACCAGTATTTGATCCGGAACTTTCACATTTTGAGATAATTTCAATAATTGAATGGGGAGGTACCGGTTCTGGTCCCGGGCAGTTTAGCTTCCCAACCGACATCGCAGTTTTCGAAGATCTTGTGTACGTCGCGGACGGGGCAAACTGCCGAATACAGGTTTTTAATAACTTCGGTGAATACCTTTTTGAATGGGGAGAGCCAGGCGCAGGACCTGGGCAGTTCATGAACCCTCATGGTATTGACTTGAGTCCTTATGGAGTTCCAGAACCACTGGTATACGTTGCAGATTCTGGAAATAACAGGATACAAATATTTAGTATGGAAGGTGAATTTATTGCAGAAATAGGTAGATGGGGTACCGCTCCAGGCGAGTTTATAGATCCTTATGGGGTTGCTGTCGACTTCGAAGGCAATATATATGTTGCAGATTCTGCAAATCAAAGAATTCAGAAATTCGCACCTATTTGGTGA
- a CDS encoding GNAT family N-acetyltransferase yields MKKVSISEAKKLFPFLSREKEFNLFIIGDIENAKPDADYMEIFVDGQIEQPRGVLLRYYRNFVIYSPGEMDYKSAAEIVRGFDQATVLSGKACCIDKISPFLRDMINEESTMHFAVLREPLLEENTLPIRRASVEDARKLLDLLDTIEEFHEQDEEAFIASIKDGTTRRYILEKDGKIVSTAASTAETSDLAMIIGVATHKDYRNRGFASKVMSKLCSDLLAEGKTPCLFYDNPKAGKIYNRLGFREIGKWKMLRFK; encoded by the coding sequence ATGAAAAAGGTGTCGATTAGCGAAGCAAAAAAACTCTTTCCATTCCTTTCGAGAGAAAAAGAGTTTAATCTGTTTATAATCGGCGATATCGAAAACGCAAAGCCCGATGCTGATTACATGGAAATCTTTGTAGATGGGCAAATAGAGCAACCCAGGGGTGTACTTCTCAGGTATTACCGGAATTTTGTTATCTATTCACCTGGTGAAATGGATTATAAGAGCGCTGCGGAAATAGTAAGAGGTTTCGATCAGGCAACGGTCCTGAGTGGAAAGGCCTGTTGTATTGATAAAATCAGTCCCTTCCTTCGAGACATGATCAATGAAGAATCGACCATGCACTTTGCGGTTCTTAGAGAGCCATTGCTTGAAGAAAATACTCTCCCAATAAGAAGAGCTTCTGTTGAAGATGCTAGAAAACTGCTTGATTTGCTCGATACAATAGAGGAGTTTCACGAACAGGACGAAGAAGCTTTTATCGCTTCAATAAAAGATGGCACTACAAGGCGGTATATCCTTGAGAAAGATGGAAAAATAGTTTCGACAGCTGCGAGCACTGCTGAGACATCCGACCTTGCAATGATTATAGGAGTTGCGACTCACAAAGATTACAGGAATCGGGGCTTCGCTTCTAAAGTTATGTCAAAGTTATGTTCGGATTTGCTGGCTGAGGGTAAAACTCCCTGCTTGTTCTATGACAACCCCAAAGCCGGAAAAATCTACAACCGCCTGGGATTTCGAGAAATCGGAAAGTGGAAAATGCTCCGTTTCAAGTGA